In a genomic window of Prosthecochloris marina:
- the fabD gene encoding ACP S-malonyltransferase, with the protein MKAFVFPGQGSQYCGMAEDIFQQYPEARNLMERANEILGYSITDIMFNGSEEVLRETRYTQPAIFLHSICAATLLSNTDVAMTAGHSLGEYTALCFAGAMCFEDALRVVSKRGELMQNAGTLNPGTMAAIIGMSNEALEDLLAETRASGVVQAANFNSPGQIVISGEIGAVRKAVELAPSMGARMAKELVVSGAFHSPLMKPAEEELKASLDEITINNSRIPVCMNVVAQPITMADEIRKNLVLQLTSSVRWAQSVEAMIAGGITSFIEIGPQKVLQGLVKRIDRSVTISGIDNANQVAQCLATKQEQ; encoded by the coding sequence ATGAAAGCATTTGTATTTCCGGGCCAGGGCTCACAGTATTGCGGCATGGCCGAAGATATTTTCCAGCAGTATCCCGAAGCCCGAAACCTGATGGAGCGGGCAAATGAAATTCTCGGCTACTCCATCACCGACATCATGTTCAACGGCAGCGAGGAGGTTCTTCGTGAGACACGTTATACTCAGCCGGCAATCTTTCTTCACAGCATCTGTGCCGCCACTCTTCTTAGCAATACAGATGTTGCCATGACTGCAGGTCACAGCCTTGGAGAATATACCGCACTGTGCTTCGCCGGTGCGATGTGTTTTGAAGATGCCCTCCGAGTTGTCTCAAAACGGGGAGAACTCATGCAGAATGCCGGAACACTCAACCCCGGAACCATGGCGGCAATCATCGGCATGAGCAACGAAGCTCTCGAAGATCTTCTCGCAGAGACCAGGGCTTCAGGAGTCGTTCAGGCTGCAAACTTCAATTCTCCAGGCCAGATAGTGATTTCCGGAGAGATCGGGGCAGTAAGAAAAGCTGTCGAGCTCGCTCCGTCAATGGGTGCGAGAATGGCAAAAGAACTTGTTGTTTCAGGAGCGTTCCACTCTCCTCTCATGAAACCCGCTGAAGAGGAACTGAAAGCGTCTCTTGACGAAATCACCATTAACAATTCCCGCATTCCCGTTTGCATGAATGTTGTAGCACAGCCGATCACAATGGCCGACGAGATACGCAAAAACCTCGTGCTGCAACTGACAAGCTCTGTTCGATGGGCTCAATCGGTTGAAGCAATGATTGCGGGAGGTATAACGTCGTTTATTGAAATCGGTCCGCAAAAAGTTCTTCAGGGTCTGGTGAAAAGAATCGACCGGTCAGTCACCATCAGTGGCATTGATAATGCGAATCAGGTAGCTCAATGCCTCGCAACGAAGCAAGAACAGTAA
- the acpP gene encoding acyl carrier protein, producing MSAEIKDKVYDIIVSKMGVNKDQIKLESKFADDLGADSLDTVELIMELENEFDIQIPDEDAEKISTVQQAIDYIVNK from the coding sequence ATGAGTGCGGAAATCAAAGACAAAGTTTACGACATTATCGTAAGCAAAATGGGTGTCAACAAAGATCAGATCAAACTTGAATCAAAGTTTGCCGACGATCTGGGAGCTGATTCACTTGACACTGTTGAGCTGATCATGGAGCTTGAAAATGAATTTGACATTCAGATTCCTGATGAAGATGCAGAAAAAATCAGCACTGTACAGCAGGCAATCGACTACATCGTCAACAAGTGA
- a CDS encoding beta-ketoacyl-ACP synthase III, translating into MKAVITATAKYLPESVLSNHDLEQILDTSDEWIRTRTGIRERRILKDPEKATSFMCSEVALQLIEKRGISADEIDLIIVATMTPDMMFPSTACLVQKNIGASNAWAFDLSGACSGFIYALNTGAQFVAAGTHKKVLVIGGEKMSAVMDYTDRTTCVLFGDGAAGVLIEPGTDENYGLLDSRLYSDGRGGANLCMPGGGSLNPTTHETVDQKLHYLQQDGRQVFKSAVVAMADVATELMTRNNLTAEDVDYLIPHQANQRIIQATAERMGIDLEQVSINIDRYGNTSAATIPICIAELHEEGKLQSGNNLILVSFGAGYTWGGIYIKWL; encoded by the coding sequence CCATGACCTTGAACAGATACTTGATACCAGTGATGAATGGATTCGTACCCGGACAGGGATACGTGAGCGACGAATACTGAAAGATCCTGAAAAAGCCACGTCGTTTATGTGCAGCGAGGTTGCTTTGCAGCTCATCGAAAAAAGGGGTATTTCCGCCGATGAAATTGATCTGATCATTGTAGCGACCATGACTCCCGATATGATGTTTCCCTCGACGGCATGTCTTGTCCAGAAAAACATTGGCGCCTCGAATGCTTGGGCATTCGATCTTTCGGGCGCTTGCTCCGGCTTTATTTACGCCCTCAACACCGGTGCACAGTTTGTAGCAGCAGGAACTCATAAAAAAGTTCTGGTTATAGGTGGAGAAAAAATGTCCGCCGTTATGGATTATACCGATCGAACAACCTGCGTTCTTTTCGGTGATGGTGCCGCAGGAGTCTTGATCGAGCCGGGAACAGATGAAAACTACGGCCTGCTCGATTCCAGGCTCTACTCTGACGGTAGAGGGGGCGCCAACCTCTGTATGCCCGGTGGAGGAAGTCTAAACCCCACGACACATGAAACCGTAGACCAGAAACTTCATTATTTGCAACAGGATGGACGGCAGGTATTCAAATCAGCAGTTGTTGCCATGGCAGATGTTGCGACGGAACTCATGACCCGCAACAACCTTACCGCAGAGGATGTAGATTACCTTATACCGCACCAGGCGAATCAGAGAATCATTCAGGCAACTGCAGAACGCATGGGAATTGACCTGGAACAGGTATCGATCAATATCGACCGTTACGGCAACACTTCAGCGGCAACCATACCAATCTGTATCGCAGAGCTCCATGAGGAAGGCAAGCTTCAGAGTGGAAACAACCTTATTCTCGTCAGCTTCGGTGCGGGATATACCTGGGGCGGCATTTACATCAAATGGTTATAA
- the fabG gene encoding 3-oxoacyl-[acyl-carrier-protein] reductase produces the protein MFEGKNAVITGAARGIGQAIALDLATKGANIIICDLQKEWLEETAAAVKKTGRKVSCKELDVTNHDTTQSVFQEIASECGTIDILVNNAGITRDGLLMRMSEADWDAVLAVNLKGTFNCTKAVSRTMMKQRSGAIVNIASIIGIAGNVGQANYSASKAGVIAFTKSIAKELASRNIRVNAVAPGFITSKMTDALSDDVRESMLNAIPLKQFGTQEQVAGVVSFLASDQAGYITGEVINISGGMVM, from the coding sequence ATGTTTGAAGGAAAAAACGCCGTTATCACAGGAGCGGCAAGAGGTATCGGCCAGGCAATAGCTTTAGACCTTGCCACAAAAGGAGCGAATATTATCATTTGCGACCTGCAGAAGGAATGGCTCGAAGAAACAGCCGCTGCCGTGAAGAAAACCGGCAGAAAAGTTAGCTGTAAAGAGCTCGACGTCACAAACCACGATACAACACAATCGGTATTCCAGGAGATTGCATCCGAATGCGGAACCATAGACATCCTTGTCAATAATGCCGGTATAACCCGTGATGGCTTGCTTATGCGTATGAGTGAAGCCGACTGGGATGCCGTGCTTGCGGTGAACCTGAAAGGCACCTTTAACTGCACCAAGGCCGTTAGCCGAACCATGATGAAACAGCGCTCTGGCGCAATCGTCAATATTGCCTCGATTATCGGTATTGCGGGAAATGTGGGACAAGCGAACTACAGCGCTTCGAAAGCAGGTGTCATAGCCTTTACAAAGTCCATAGCCAAAGAACTTGCCTCGAGAAATATCAGAGTTAACGCTGTCGCGCCAGGCTTTATCACGTCAAAAATGACCGATGCGCTTTCTGATGACGTTCGTGAAAGCATGCTCAATGCCATTCCTTTGAAACAGTTCGGTACTCAAGAACAGGTTGCCGGCGTCGTGTCTTTTCTTGCAAGCGACCAAGCGGGCTATATTACAGGTGAAGTCATAAACATCAGCGGTGGCATGGTTATGTGA